A single Verrucomicrobiia bacterium DNA region contains:
- a CDS encoding RHS repeat-associated core domain-containing protein, producing the protein MDFKFCHRPFAILASTAYGYDDASRLLTVGDGTHSATYDYLDNSSLVEQIVFATNGTTVMTTTKGYDFVNRLTNTTTLDVGLGTLDSHAYKYNPASQRTSVTNLDGSYWVYGYDSMGQVTSGKKYWSDSTPVAGQQFDYAFDDIGNRQTTTRDLRQASYSVNNLNQYASRTVPGFVNVLGTATNTATVSLWSQDNLALYTPTTRKGDYFRGEMLFNNNTGALWLTITNVAVLSNYTGADVVTNTIGKLFLPKTAEVFGYDADGNLTSDSLWTNVWNGENRRIVIERRSDAPSLSKVKEVWTILADGRWIERIVSTNNGTAYYPSLTNRYVWDNQVLLAVLDHTNGVVVSFLRGIDMSGSIQGAGGVGGVLAVKAGTSAQCGNMANTTHFTCYDGNGNVAALVNAATGIESARYECGPFAEQVRETGPMAKLNPIRFSTQYHDDYIGDDKYLFRDLRDGRWLSRDPIEERGGENLYEFVGNNPVDYIDPAGRKRYRMKFPSFYISAITFVPGDIIEVPKDTITVRSGNLWPFAPGSNLAKLRCLLAELGFNLPVPNNGVYLASFGSSANGWTVTYGIPTKAATFLSADNINGLSIVNAEFQIVTVWHEMEGHNKDDGEDGPAFDARYEKPVQDAVEKLKKQQICATCVPKNGAPSWTISNAFDKAMCKCGIDRPPKRK; encoded by the coding sequence GTGGATTTCAAATTTTGCCACCGCCCATTCGCCATCCTCGCCTCGACCGCCTACGGTTACGACGACGCCTCGCGCCTGCTGACGGTGGGCGACGGCACGCATAGCGCCACGTATGATTACCTTGATAATTCCTCACTGGTGGAACAGATTGTTTTCGCCACGAACGGCACCACCGTGATGACCACGACCAAAGGCTATGATTTTGTAAACCGGCTCACGAACACGACGACCTTGGACGTTGGCCTTGGGACTTTGGACTCCCACGCTTACAAATACAATCCCGCCAGCCAGCGCACGAGCGTGACGAACCTGGACGGCAGCTATTGGGTGTATGGCTATGACAGCATGGGGCAGGTGACGAGCGGGAAGAAGTATTGGAGCGATAGCACACCTGTCGCCGGGCAGCAGTTTGATTATGCGTTCGACGACATTGGCAACCGGCAAACCACCACGCGGGACCTGCGGCAGGCTTCCTATTCTGTGAACAATCTGAACCAATACGCCAGCCGCACCGTGCCGGGCTTTGTGAACGTGCTGGGCACGGCCACGAATACGGCCACCGTAAGCTTGTGGAGCCAGGACAATCTTGCGCTCTACACGCCGACGACGCGCAAGGGGGATTATTTCCGGGGAGAAATGTTGTTCAATAACAACACGGGCGCGCTGTGGCTCACCATCACCAACGTGGCCGTGTTGAGCAACTATACGGGGGCCGATGTGGTGACGAATACTATCGGGAAACTCTTTCTGCCCAAGACGGCGGAGGTGTTTGGTTATGACGCCGATGGCAACTTAACCAGTGACAGCTTGTGGACGAATGTGTGGAATGGGGAGAACCGGCGGATAGTGATTGAACGTAGAAGCGACGCCCCGTCGCTCTCCAAAGTGAAAGAGGTGTGGACGATTCTGGCCGATGGAAGATGGATTGAGCGCATTGTGTCCACGAACAATGGAACAGCTTACTATCCTTCACTCACGAACCGCTACGTGTGGGACAATCAAGTGTTGCTGGCGGTGCTGGATCATACGAACGGCGTGGTGGTGAGCTTCCTGCGGGGCATAGATATGAGCGGCAGTATTCAAGGAGCTGGTGGGGTGGGTGGAGTGTTGGCGGTGAAAGCGGGAACGTCCGCCCAGTGTGGCAACATGGCGAACACCACACATTTCACCTGCTATGATGGTAACGGGAACGTGGCGGCGTTGGTGAATGCGGCGACTGGTATTGAGAGCGCACGGTATGAATGCGGGCCGTTTGCGGAACAAGTGCGGGAAACCGGCCCAATGGCGAAACTCAACCCCATCCGCTTCAGCACGCAATATCACGATGATTACATCGGGGATGATAAATACTTGTTCCGGGATTTGAGAGATGGAAGATGGCTAAGCAGAGACCCTATCGAGGAACGTGGAGGTGAAAACCTCTACGAATTTGTCGGCAATAACCCCGTTGACTACATCGACCCAGCTGGGAGGAAGAGATATCGTATGAAGTTTCCGAGTTTCTATATCTCAGCGATTACCTTCGTCCCCGGCGACATCATTGAGGTTCCGAAAGACACGATAACTGTTCGCAGTGGGAACCTGTGGCCGTTTGCTCCGGGTAGCAATCTCGCCAAGCTTCGGTGCCTGTTAGCAGAGCTCGGTTTCAACTTACCTGTGCCGAACAACGGCGTCTATTTGGCGAGCTTCGGAAGCTCAGCCAACGGTTGGACGGTGACATACGGCATTCCGACGAAAGCAGCCACTTTTTTGAGCGCGGACAACATTAACGGCCTGAGTATTGTGAACGCCGAATTTCAAATCGTCACAGTGTGGCACGAAATGGAGGGGCACAATAAAGATGACGGCGAAGATGGCCCAGCGTTCGATGCTCGATACGAAAAACCTGTCCAAGACGCTGTTGAAAAACTGAAAAAGCAGCAGATTTGCGCGACGTGCGTTCCTAAGAACGGCGCACCTTCTTGGACGATAAGTAACGCGTTTGATAAAGCGATGTGCAAATGCGGAATCGACCGGCCTCCAAAAAGG